CAGAGCTCTTTTTTCCCTATCTTTAAACTAGTTTTCAAAGGACTTTTTAATTACATTTATATTACAAACATCTAAAGTATTAGGATTCATCTATGATTCTCGCTCATATATTGGTAAAATATCATCATATAGGAAAGGAGCGTGAATCTGTGTTTAAAAAAATAGTTGGACTAGCATTCGCATTAGTCGTTGCTCTGTCTTTCACAACACAATCAACATCTCATGCAAATGATATAAAAGGCCATCAAATGGTAAATGAATTAACATATTGGTCTAATCAAAATGTCATCCGACCAGACAGCAAAGGAAATTTCAATCCTAACCGTGCCGTTACGCGTGGAGAATTTGCTTCTTATATTACCCGCGCACTTAAATTACCAGATTCGTCTACATACACTTTTAAGGATTTAAAAGCTGGTAATGAACTGACACGTGAAATCCAGGCAGCTGCCGGATCAAACATTTTAAGCGGTTATCCTGATGGCACATTCCGTCCGAACGAAAAAATTACGCGCCAGCATATGGCAGCACTTTTGGAAAAAGCATTGCGTTATTCAAACGTGCCGTTGGAAGGACAACCACTAACGTTCAAGGATAACAACAAAATTAGCGATCAGTTCAAACCGGCAGTAGCTACAAACGTTTACTACAATATTATCCGTGGATCACATACGAAAAATGGGGTATTTTTTGAACCTCAAGGCAATGCGACAATCGCACATGCCGCAGCATTTTTATTCCGTATGCAAACGACAATCGAAACATTTGCTGTAAAAGAAGGTGAAGAACCGACGGAAACGCCAGCTCCGAACCCTAATATTTATTATGTAGGTAAAATTTCAAATGGAGTAATAACGAAAAACTCTACTGTTTATTTTAACTACGAACAAGCAGAGTCAGCGTTAAAAAGTTCTGGTTCAAACATAATTATTAAAGGCGACAAAATCATTAAAATGTCTTCTGGTATCGCTTCAGCAGCTGATACGAAAGCAAACACTGTAACAATTTATTCAGATAAAAACTTCACGAAGTCGTTATCGTATGCTGTAGAAGGCTCTCAGTTTAAATATATTGGAAGCAATGATGAGTATGCAATCGTTCAATTAGCAGATACAAAAGGCTATGCGAAAATTGATGAAGTAACATTAACACCAACAAGCTTAATTAAAGGACAAGACTACTATTTTGCTGAAGGCGGTTACTTAACACATCGTACGTATAACCATATTACACAAAAGTATTACGGCAATTATGTAGTGAGTGAAGCACCTTCCTTTATAAAACCAGGGTCACAATATTATAGCCAAGATGGTGTAAACTTCTACTCTGATGTTCTATTAACGAAAAAAGTAGGAACACATTATCCGTATTTCCAATTCCAGTCGATTCGTCAGCCATCTAATTATACAGCTGAAGAACTGGACAATATGATTATGACATTATTAAAAGAGCGCCAGGCAATCAAAACTTCCCCTCAATATGCCAAAGCAACGATTGAATCTCGTTTAATCGGGATGGGGAAATTTTTAAAGCAAGTGGAATCACAATATCATGTCAATGCCTTATTCATTTTAGCTGCAGCAATGCATGAAGGTGATTACGGAGTAAGTAAAAATGCACTGACGAAAAACAACATTTTTGGTATTGAAGTGTTCGACACTGATCCAACATTAGGTCAAGTATATAAAAACCGTGATGATAGTGTACTTGCGTTTATTAACCGCTACGTCAATTTGAAGTACGTGCCTCAATCAGGTGCTTACGCAAAAGGTGCAGTACCGGGGAATAAAACATCCGGCATGAATGTTCACTATGCATCAGATCCATTCTGGGGCAGTAAAATTGCCGGTCATATGTATCGCATGGACAACCGCTTCGGTAAAAAAGATTACAAGCAGGCGAACTTGGCATTCGTATCATATGAAAACGGCCATCTTGTAAATGTGCGTAATGAACCAACAACATCATCGCCAATTCACTTCACTTATAAAGCGAAATATGTAGGTGAAACAGGCGTGTTCGGCTATCCTGTCGCAATCGTCGAAGAAACGAAAGGTACGGACGGCTATGTATGGTACAAAATTTTGTCAGACAATAACCCTCCTGCAAAACACGGTTGGGTACGCTCTGATTTAGTTCAATTAATTCCAGGAAATTAATTTTTAATCCAGTACTTCTTCGGAAGTGCTGGTTTTTTTTGTAGTTTTGGCCTGGGGTTTCCGGAGTGACAGTTTATTAGAAAAGTTAGGAAGGTTATTAGAAGATTGGGTTAGAATATTTGAACTTCGGGGTATGATATTAGAACATCTGAATGACATATTTGAAGAAATGGCTATTATATTAGAACTTGGCACTTTTATTAGAACATTTCACAGGATATTAGAACTTCTGCGAAACATATTAGAAAATCATACATAAATAAAAAACTGAGCAGCCCCCCAATCAGGAAGCCGCTCAGCCAATCATTTCGTATAATATTGCACAATACCGTTGTAAATAGACTGGGCAAAAATTTCGACATACTCGTCAGATACAAGCTTTTCTCTATCTGCAGTATTTGTAATGAAGCCGAGCTCCACTAAAACAGCAGGCATTACGTTTCCTTTAATAACAACGTAATCTGCACGCTTTACACCGCGGTTGTACATTTTTGCATTTTTAACGATTTCATTATTAATAGCTGTTGCCAACGCTAAATCCTCTTTTTCATTTGCATTGGAAGTAACACTGTAGAATGTTTCTGTTCCATTCGCTGATTCCTTTGCTGCTGCATTTGCATGAAGGCTGATAAAAATTTCACCGTTCTCATTTTTAGCGTATCGAACACGATCCTCTAAGCTAGGATATGTATCACCAGAACGCGTCATTTTTATGATCGCACCATCTTTTTCAAGCTTCTGCTTTACTAGATTTGCAACTTTTAGAACGATTTCCTTTTCACGTGCATTACTTTTGACAGCACCAGGGTCTTTACCGCCATGACCTGGATCAAGAACAATAATACGATCTTTTACAGCAGGTCCTTTTTGATTAAGAAGTTGTAAATATGTTTTATTAATATAACCGTTAATACCGTTATATGTGATTTTAGCCCAGCTTCCTGATACCGAATGGACTTCCACTAATGTTCCTCGCTTAATTTGCCCAAGCGAACGTGAAGTACCTGAAGCCGACTCACGAATTTGTAAGGCATCAACTGTCGCTTTGCCTACCGTATTCGTCAATAGCTGTTGCGGCGGCGTTACTGGTTGTTCGTTTTCTCCGTTATTTTCCGCAGGAGGGTTCGGTACATTATTTTCCTCTTCCACTGCCGGTTTTTCCGGTACCACTACTGGCGGAGTTACTGGTTCTGTCTGTAATGAATCCTCGGTTTGAGACACTCGTACATAGGCAGGTAAACCATTTACTAACGTAACATACCAATTGCCAATCGTATTATAAACTGCAATTTTCTCTTTTGCTGCTATTGAACTTACACTATTTGAACCAACATCACGCTTTTCATATGCTTGAATGTTGCCCAATGCGTAAACATGCTTTTGGACTTTGTTAAGCAGCTTGCCGGATTCATCTATAAAATCTACATAATCCTTATAAACATAAGCATAGCGTCCCTCATGTGAAACCTTCAGCCAACCGTCTTTCTGGATATCAAATACGGCAAACGATGCACCTGTATTTACTTTCGCCAAAATATTCGATGCATTTGAAGAAGAGGCAGATGTACGGACATTTAAATTATTAACATTTGCTTTAACAGAAGCAATTGCTGCTGAAACATCTGGTACGTTCACCCCTTGTACTGGCAACGGTAAACGATACTTTTCGGAAGATGCACGAGCGATAAATGAAGCGAACTGCGCACGTGTTACTGAATTTTTCGGATTATATTTATCGGCCTCCATTGTAATTCCGTTAAAGTAAATCGCCGCGATATAAGGATAGTAGCCATACGTCGGTTTAATATCCTTAAAAGGAATTTCCAGCTTTTCCGTTTGAGCTGTGTTTAATTTAAATGCAATGGCCAGCACTTTACTCATTTCTTCTCGTGTTAAAGGTGTGTTCGGTCCAAATTTCCCTTTAGATTGCTCAGAGAAAAACCCTAATTTCAACGCACTTTCTACATAACCCGAAAGTTCTGTTCCCAATGTAACATCAGAAAAAGAAGACTTTTTTACAGTTAAAGGCTTGTTATTTGTGGCCACAACGACCATTTTAGCAGCTTGTCCACGGGTTACATGGGCGTTCGGTTTATAAAGAGTTTTACCATTTTCCGTATACCCTTTTATGACACCCGCATTTACTAAATAATTTATTTCATTATACGCCCCGTTTGAAGAAGGGACATCGGCAAAGCTTGTACTAGCATAGGCCGTATTCAATTGGAACATTGCCATGAAGATGATTGTCACCGTCACGACAAGATTACGCAAAGACAATGTTAAAATCCTCCCCTCTATTAGATAGTTCCCATTTTACCAAATTATTCATAAAATTAATATGTACAAAGCAAGAAACTTAATATTTTTCTAGTTTACAGGAAGTAGAATGTGATATTTTTCATATAAGAGATGAGAGATTCTGTTATAGATGAAAGTGGTTCTAATTTTAGTCTGGAATTGGCTAATATATGTGCGCGTTCTACTTTAGGTATGAAATGTTCTACATTTTTAGCTATAGCTTCCACTTTCCCTGGCAAAATTTCTACTTTTGATGGAAAAGTTTCTACCTTTATTTAGAGAATTTCTAATAAGGTTACCGCTTTCTACTTTCGATCTGAATTGTTCCTCATTATGGACTGCAGCTTCCACTTCCCCTCCCCCATTGGCTAATAAAGCAGCACACACCCCAAGCCCCACAACAAAAAGAAACACAGACAAATTTGTCTGTGTTTCAACTACTATT
This window of the Solibacillus isronensis genome carries:
- a CDS encoding S-layer homology domain-containing protein, producing the protein MFKKIVGLAFALVVALSFTTQSTSHANDIKGHQMVNELTYWSNQNVIRPDSKGNFNPNRAVTRGEFASYITRALKLPDSSTYTFKDLKAGNELTREIQAAAGSNILSGYPDGTFRPNEKITRQHMAALLEKALRYSNVPLEGQPLTFKDNNKISDQFKPAVATNVYYNIIRGSHTKNGVFFEPQGNATIAHAAAFLFRMQTTIETFAVKEGEEPTETPAPNPNIYYVGKISNGVITKNSTVYFNYEQAESALKSSGSNIIIKGDKIIKMSSGIASAADTKANTVTIYSDKNFTKSLSYAVEGSQFKYIGSNDEYAIVQLADTKGYAKIDEVTLTPTSLIKGQDYYFAEGGYLTHRTYNHITQKYYGNYVVSEAPSFIKPGSQYYSQDGVNFYSDVLLTKKVGTHYPYFQFQSIRQPSNYTAEELDNMIMTLLKERQAIKTSPQYAKATIESRLIGMGKFLKQVESQYHVNALFILAAAMHEGDYGVSKNALTKNNIFGIEVFDTDPTLGQVYKNRDDSVLAFINRYVNLKYVPQSGAYAKGAVPGNKTSGMNVHYASDPFWGSKIAGHMYRMDNRFGKKDYKQANLAFVSYENGHLVNVRNEPTTSSPIHFTYKAKYVGETGVFGYPVAIVEETKGTDGYVWYKILSDNNPPAKHGWVRSDLVQLIPGN
- a CDS encoding N-acetylmuramoyl-L-alanine amidase — its product is MSLRNLVVTVTIIFMAMFQLNTAYASTSFADVPSSNGAYNEINYLVNAGVIKGYTENGKTLYKPNAHVTRGQAAKMVVVATNNKPLTVKKSSFSDVTLGTELSGYVESALKLGFFSEQSKGKFGPNTPLTREEMSKVLAIAFKLNTAQTEKLEIPFKDIKPTYGYYPYIAAIYFNGITMEADKYNPKNSVTRAQFASFIARASSEKYRLPLPVQGVNVPDVSAAIASVKANVNNLNVRTSASSSNASNILAKVNTGASFAVFDIQKDGWLKVSHEGRYAYVYKDYVDFIDESGKLLNKVQKHVYALGNIQAYEKRDVGSNSVSSIAAKEKIAVYNTIGNWYVTLVNGLPAYVRVSQTEDSLQTEPVTPPVVVPEKPAVEEENNVPNPPAENNGENEQPVTPPQQLLTNTVGKATVDALQIRESASGTSRSLGQIKRGTLVEVHSVSGSWAKITYNGINGYINKTYLQLLNQKGPAVKDRIIVLDPGHGGKDPGAVKSNAREKEIVLKVANLVKQKLEKDGAIIKMTRSGDTYPSLEDRVRYAKNENGEIFISLHANAAAKESANGTETFYSVTSNANEKEDLALATAINNEIVKNAKMYNRGVKRADYVVIKGNVMPAVLVELGFITNTADREKLVSDEYVEIFAQSIYNGIVQYYTK